A window from Carassius gibelio isolate Cgi1373 ecotype wild population from Czech Republic chromosome B3, carGib1.2-hapl.c, whole genome shotgun sequence encodes these proteins:
- the LOC127952834 gene encoding Na(+)/H(+) exchange regulatory cofactor NHE-RF2, which translates to MASDLKPRLCVMKKGENGYGFHLHGEKGKTGQYIRKVERASPAEASGLRAGDRVVEVNGENVERETHHQVVQRIKAVEHETRLLVVDRETDEYFRSLRLTCTEEMAIRMSPAVTTPSPSPSTSKQGNGSVSKRPEISKPIRKPLSRAPKKEVQPSSESSTLEPPELLPRLCHLVRSEGGYGFNLHSERSRPGQYIRALDPGSPADRAGLKPQDRLIEVNGVNIESMRHAEVVAFIKNGGSETRLLVVDPDTDEHFKKMAITPTSIHVKDFDESVTNGSNSPHVNGSSSRSTYSDGSSQDTNTQFSRESSSHLLDPFEETGLCLSPTAAEAKEKAHAKRSRKRAPQMDWNKKHEIFSNF; encoded by the exons ATGGCAAGCGATCTGAAGCCTCGGTTGTGTGTGATGAAGAAAGGAGAGAACGGCTATGGGTTTCATCTGCACGGAGAGAAAGGAAAAACGGGACAGTACATACGGAAAGTGGAGCGCGCGTCCCCGGCGGAGGCGTCGGGACTGCGCGCGGGTGACCGTGTGGTGGAGGTGAACGGCGAGAACGTGGAGAGAGAGACACACCATCAG GTGGTGCAGCGGATCAAAGCCGTGGAGCATGAGACCAGACTGCTGGTGGTTGACCGAGAGACTGACGAGTACTTCCGCAGCCTGCGTCTCACCTGCACGGAGGAAATGGCCATCCGGATGAGCCCTGCAGTCACGACCCCTTCACCTTCACCGTCCACCAGTAAACAGGGCAATGGCTCGGTTTCCAAACGACCTGAGATCTCCAAACCCATCAGGAAACCTCTCTCACGAGCTCCTAAAAAG GAGGTCCAGCCCTCATCTGAATCCTCGACCCTGGAGCCGCCTGAGCTTCTGCCGAGGCTGTGTCACCTGGTGCGGTCTGAGGGGGGTTACGGCTTTAATCTCCACAGCGAGAGGTCCAGACCGGGTCAGTACATTCGAGCTCTGGACCCCGGCTCGCCCGCTGACCGCGCAGGACTCAAACCTCAGGACAGACTCATAGAG GTAAACGGCGTGAACATTGAAAGCATGAGACACGCTGAAGTCGTGGCCTTCATCAAGAACGGCGGGAGTGAGACGCGTTTACTAGTGGTGGATCCGGACACAGATGAGCATTTCAAGAAGATGGCCATCACTCCCACCAGCATCCATGTCAAAG ATTTTGACGAGTCCGTAACGAACGGCTCCAACAGCCCTCATGTGAACGGGTCGTCATCCCGATCCACATACTCAGACGGCAGCAGTCAGGACACCAACACACAG TTCTCAAGGGAGAGTAGCAGCCATCTCCTCGACCCGTTTGAAGAAACCGGTCTGTGTCTGAGTCCCACGGCGGCGGAGGCTAAAGAGAAAGCCCACGCCAAGCGCTCCAGAAAGAGAGCGCCCCAGATGGACTGGAACAAGAAGCATGAGATCTTCAGCAATTTCTGA